Part of the Leishmania infantum JPCM5 genome chromosome 34 genome, CTTCCGCAacacgtggcgctgctcttctccatctcctcttTGGATCTCCAGCCTGACGCAGTCGCTTCAAAGGCGTGGGCACAGCCAAAAGCTTTCTTCATCGTgcccctccgtctctctctcttgtgcgcTTCCCTTGCCTTCTCCCTGCCGCACCCTTCCGTTTTCCAGCATTTTTCTGCATTCCATATTCTtttcttcccctcctccgtcatCTTACACCAACCACATATTTTTTGTTGTATTTCTTTTtgtccctccctctctctctgtgtgagtgtgtgaCAGGTTTACGGCTTTCTGAAGGTGTCTTGTTTGCACTgtaacaaaaaaaaatcatACAGATCGTAGCCCaagccctcctcctcctcctccccccccgcgACGCACGTGTAGGACGCATCAGAACAACAAGACGCAAAGCCGCCACAGTTTGAGTTCAGAGGTACGCTATCAAGAGTCAGGGGAAACAGACAAGCGCTTCGAAAAGTATCGGGACGAGGGAGAAACGAAGAGGGTTGTGCGcatcctttttctttgcgttGGCAAGGCGCTTCTCAGCTTGTTTTGCCTTTCTGCAAGCATTGCAATTCCGcatctcttctccctttctgtccacccacacacccagcTACACAGACATAAACACGCTTGACCGACTCAACAGGTCATAGTGTTGCTCTAGTTTCCGCATCTCTTCCCCACCCAGCGAGTGGAgtctctttcttctttctctgGCTTTCCCTTTTTATTTTCTGTAACAGCCTAACCCCCCCCTGCATTTCCACCTCGGTGCATCTGTCTGTGGATTCATTGCGTCTGCTTTGTGTGCCATACAcgctccctccacccctccctcagcTTCCGTTTTCTCCATTCCTTCCTAAGTTACGCTCCCTCTCTATTCATAGAAGCCGTCGGTATCGTCGCGTTTTATTTTTTGTTTGTCGTTGTTTCGTAACGACTGGTAGACGAGAAGCCTTTACCCTacaccccctccacacacacgcgcgcgcgctgtatttgtgtatgtatatatatttTTTCGTTTTGGCTGCCCTTCCTTGTAGCCTTTTCTCCTTCTTTCTGCCATACCTCGCCTCTCCccttgttttcctttttccttttttgttttctacGCCTTTTTTGCTCGTGTCtttgctcgctcgctcgtTCTCTCTTGCTGGTGTAACATAGCAAGGTTCCCGCCTGTTGAGCTTCGCCTTGATTCGTCACTTCTGTGTACTTGTATTGCGTGTGCATCAAGGCTTTtctaccttttttttttccctgccgcttttgcttttcttctccTACGTGCACTACCAGCCGTCCTTCTCAGCTGTGTTGGTGGGGTCGATTCCATTTTTTCTTTGTATGCCGAAGAGGACCGTGTGCACGCTCCTTCTTTGTATCCTGTTTTGTCGTCCgaccccttctctctcgccctttCCTAATCTCCATAccgcgccctcctctcttccatCTCTCGCGCGTCACCATCACACTCCTCTGCGGCTTTAACGTGGCGCATTCGTCTtgcgcgcagctgtgcacatatacatgtgtgtgcttaTGTGTAGTAGTTGTCCTTAGTCGAGTTGTATTGTTTTTCTTCCATCTcccccatctctctctcccgctttttctttgcccTCTTTcgccttttttgttgctttCTTTGTTgtggcgcgctgcaccggcgaCTCTCTTCGCTGATCACTGCGACTGctcttgttgttgttgacccccaccccctcccccttcagCCCTTTGTTCTTTCTCGATAAAAGTACGTACATTCTATCTAATATTATATATCCTACATGGCATATCTATATGTGATGCATAGCATATACTGCATGTAGCATACATTTGTCtttacctttttttttgcctttcaTCGATTGCATGAGTTGCCGAAGGCTGATttcgcacaggcacacagacaccagCAATCAAACAGTAGAGAGACCGACCGGAAGCTGTTTCAGttgtctttttcttttttcctttttgcgCGTATGCCAGGGGGTGCTACATCGCCGCCAGCCGCTCACTGATCCTTCCGCCCGCCTTTCTATCACCTTCAGCCTATTTCGACGACCTTGCACACAGGAACACAAGGAGGATCAATCTAAGCCGAGAGGCAAGCACGGAAACCAACTTGGCACACATTTGGGAacgggtgtgcgtgttttgAGTGCGTCATCGTTTCTGCCTCTTCACCTGTTggctctccttcctcttcgatcttccttctttttttttgttgtgtgcGCACCCGAAGCGTTACTTCTCTCGCCTTGTGAGGACATCCATTGCGTCGAGACGTTTTACGCTACCTTACCATCCAAACCCTCACTTGCCTCCTCTTTTACGCACCCCTGAAACAGCCGCCGACCTTCAACTGCACAGAGGTGAGGTCGATAAGATCCTCCTTTGACTCACCACGAGGAGACGGCCGGACAAGAGGTGTgccgctccttctcttcctctttgcACGATACCGCCTCTTCGACGCAGCTCTTGTTGCTgttgcgtttttttttcttcttccattgccgctccctctctctgtggggAGAGGCACGTGTGCATCACCTCTCAATTTCGACCCGATTCGGCtctttggtgtgtgtgtgtgtgtgtggggcgCCGTTGTAGGCTCgcttgtcgccgtcgtctctcTTTGTCGAGCGCGCCCAGCGGAAGCGCGTCGCCCGCACGTCGACTACCCACAGACGAAAGTAACGGACCCGAAGCTCATTTCACCCAGGCCAGCGTCTTTCCCCTCTTTATTTCCTCTGCTGACTGGGGCGCACGGAGGAAAAGTACCGACTTTACGCTAAAGACTCCAGTTTTGTAGCTTGCACGCTGTATACGCCATGCCCGAGGGCTCTGAAACTGGTGCGAGCGCCAAGGGCGGCTCTGTCTTTGAATGGGAGGATAGACAGGGGCCATTTTCTCCTAACCAACCCATCGCGGAGGGGCTGGCAGAACGTGGAGACTGTGGCGATCACAATGACTATAGATGCGGTTCGACATCGCAGATGAGGGAGGTGATCAATATGTCGCACACGTATGACGTGTATGTGGACGAGGGAAAGCTGGAACCGGTGAATAGGCTTGCCGGCCAGAGTGAAAgcacgcacggcggcagcagctacAGCAGGCACAATCCTCTGTTCAGCGCCAAGGAGGAGGTtaagagggcggcggtgcatgAAAGTGTGAGCCCTATAGCGATTTTTCGCTACGCTGACACAGCTGACCGCGTTCTCATGATTGTTGGCACCATCTTTGCAgtctgcagcggtgccggcacGCCTTTGTTCTCTTTTATATTTGGCCGTATCGCAACAGATCTCATGTCTGGCGTGGGCAGTGTGGAGCTCAGCGCGGCGAAGACGTCGTTGATCATGGTGTACGTCGGTATTGGCATGTTTGTGGCCTGTGGTGGCCACGTGCTATGTTGGACGGTGGCAGCGTCTCGTCAGGAAGGGCGCATCCGTCTGAACTTCTTtcgcgctgtgctgcgccaggACATTGGATGGCACGACGAGCACAGCCCTGGCGAGCTGACCGCTCGCATGACGGGCGACACACGTGTGATTCAGAATGGCATTAACGACAAGTTGTCGCAGGGTATCATGAACGGCGCCATGGGTATCATCGGCTACATCGCCGGCTTCGTGTTTTCGTGGGAGCTGACGCTTGTGATGGTCGGCATGATGCCCTTCATTATTGTCATGGCTGCCATAATCGGCAACATCGTGTCCAAGATGACAGAGTCGTCGCGCAAGCACTTTGCGAAGGCCGGATCTCTGGCGACTGAGGTGATGGAGAACATCCGCACGGTGCAGGTGTTTGGCCGGGAGGACTACGAGTTGCAGCGGTTTGCTGAAGCGGTCCTGTACGCCCAGGACCGTGGTATCCGCAAAGAGTTTGCGGGCAACCTTTCTGCGGCGGTGATCATGGCCCTCGTGTACCTCAGCTACACCATCGCCTTTTTCTTCGGCTCCTACTTAGTCGAATGGGGTCGCCGTGATATGGCGGATATCATTTCTACCTTTCTAGCCGTGCTGATGGGTAGCTTTGGCCTCGGGTTCGTGGCACCCAGCGCGACTGCATTCACCGAGTCCCGTGCTGCCGCGTACGAAATCTTCAAGGCGATCGATCGTGTACCACCGGTGGACAtcgacgctggcggcgtgCCTGTAACGGGCTTTAAGCAGAGCATCGAGTTCCGCAACGTGCGGTTCTCGTACCCGACTCGCCCAGACATGATACTGTTCCGCGACCTGAACCTGACGATCAAGTGCGGGCAGAAGGTTGCGTTCTCTGGGTCGTCTGGGTGCGGCAAGTCGTCGATGATCGGGCTGATCCAGCGCTTCTACGACCCTgttggcggcgccgtgctgtGCGACGGCGTGGACATGCGCGAGCTGTGCCTGCACGACTGGCGCGACCAGATCGGGATCGTGTCGCAGGAGCCGAACCTGTTCGCGGGGACGATGATGGAGAACGTGCGCGTGGGAAAACCGAacgcgacggaggaggaggtgatcGAGGCCTGCAGACAGGCGAACGTGCACGACACCATCATGAGCCTGCCGGACCAGTACAATACGCCCGTGGGTGCTGTGGGATCGCAGCTGTCGGGCGGGCAGAAGCAGCGAATCGCGATTGCGCGCGCACTTGTGAAGCGGCCGCCGgtcctgctgctggacgaggcGACGAGCGCGCTGGACCGGAAGTCTGAGATGGAGGTACAGCGTTCACTGGACCAGCTGATGCAGAGGGGCGGGATGACCGTGATCGTGATTGCGCACCGACTCGCGACGATCCGAAACGTGGATTGCATCTACTACGTAAAGtacgacggcgcggaggggAGCAAGATTACGGAGAGCGGGACGTTTGACGAGCTGATGGAGCTCGGTGGAGAGTTCGCTGCGATGGCGAGGATTCAGGGCGTGTCTACTGGTGAcgcgaggagcggcgcaaGGGGGCAGGACGGTGGCAAGGCAAATGACTTCCTGAACGCGATTCTGGACGAGGCGGCTCTTGCGCAactggacgaggaggcgccgcgcACGGCGCGTCAGAAGGTGCCGATCGAGGAGCTCGCGAAGTGGGAAGTGAATGGTGTGAGCGTTGGCTTCCGGCGGTTGATGGGAATGAATAAAGACAAATCGTGGGCTGTGGCTCTGGGTATTCTCGGCTCGGCGGTGGGTGGTGCCGCCCGACCTACGAGCACCATCTTGATGGGCTACatgctgcgcgtgcttggCGAGTACAGTGTTAACAAGAATGTTGAACAACTACGCAGCGGAACCAACCTGTACGCTCCGCTGTTTATTGTCTTTGCGGTTGCAAACTTCTTGGGTTGGATTCTGCACGGCTTTTACGGCTACGCAGGTGAGCACCTGACAACGAAGATCCGCGTGTTGCTGTTCCGTCAGATCATGCGCCAGGACATGAACTTCTTTGACATTCCCGGACGTGATGCGGGCACCCTGGCTGGGATGCTGTCCGGCGACTGCGAGGCCGTGCATCAGCTGTGGGGCCCGTCGATTGGTCTGAAAGTGCAGACGGTATGCATTGTTGCTTCTGGAATTGTGGTGAGCTTCATCTACCAGTGGAAGCTTGCGCTTGTGGCGCTGGCTTGCATGCCGTTGCTCATTGGTTGCAGCCTTGCTGAGCGTATGATGATGAACGGGTATACAAAGAGCAAGGAGGGTGACACAAGCGACACGATtgtgacggaggcgctgtCGAGCGTGCGCACGGTGACGTCGTTCAACATGAAGGCGGATCGCGTCGAGGCCTTCGAGGCAACCCTGCGAGTAGAGGTGCCGCGTAGTGTAAAAAAGGGCATCATTGCCGGCAGCATCTATGGCGCCACACAGTTTATTTATTACAGCGCCTACGCACTGTGCTTCTGGTATGGTAGCAAACTGATTGACAGGGGCGAGGCGCAATTCACGGATGTCATGATCGCGAGCATGTCGATCCTGTTCGGTGCGCAGAACGCCGGTGAAGCTGGTGCGTTCGCGACGAAGCTGGCGGATGCGGAGCGCTCTGCGAAACGTGTGTTCAGCGTGATCGACCGCGTGCCTGACGTGGACATCGAGCAGTCCGGCGACAAGGATCTGGGTAAGGGCTGTGACGTTGACTTCCGAAAAGTGCAGTTTATCTATTCTGCTCGACCGAAGCAGGTTGTGCTTGCGTCCGTGAACCTGCGGTTCGGCGACGGAATGGCCAACGGGCTGATGGGGCAGACGGGATGCGGAAAGTCGACGATCATCCAGATGCTTGCCCGCTTCTACGATCGGCGCTCTGGGCTGATCTGCGTGAACGGGAAGGACCTGTCGTCACTGGACATCGCGGAGTGGCGGCGCAACATCAGTGTTGTGCTCCAGGAGCCGAATCTGTTCAGCGGGACTGTGCGGGAGAACATCCGCTACGCGCGCGAGGACGCGACGGACGAGgaagtggaggaggccgcGCGGCTTGCGCACATCCACTGGGAGATCATGAAGTGGCCAGATGGCTACAACACGGAAGTGGGGTACAAAGGCAGCGCGCTATCTGGCGGTCAGAAGCAGCGCGTTGCGATCGCTCgcgggctgctgcggcgaccgaaactcctgctgctggacgaggcGACGAGCGCGCTCGACAGTgtgacggaggcgaaggtgcAAGAGGGCATCAACGTGTACCAGGCGAAATACGGGGTCACGTCGGTGAGCATTGCGCACCGGTTGACAACGATCCGCCACTGCGACCAGATCATCCTGCTAGACTCTGGGCACATCATCGAGCAGGGCAGCCACGAGGAGCTGATGGCACTTGGCGGGGAGTACATGATGCGCTATGACCTGTACACGAGCGCGAGCTCGTGAGGAAGGCTGGGCGCCGCGCGACTGCACATGCCCGCGGCGGGGCTTTGCTCGTTACTGACTTTTTTGTGGCTTGTTTCTACCACGGAGGGATCGTGGTTGCTTTGGGGCGACGCTTTCGTGCGCTCGGCttcggtggcgcagctcttGCATGGCGCCTTTCGCTTACCATACGCATCGCCGATGTCTTGGGAGCCATTAGGGGCCACTTGTGTTCCCGGGATTGGTGACGTcgtgcttttcttttctgccAGATCTCACCACCGGTCACGCGCTTcacttgctgctgccggcttGCTTCTCTATaagttttttttcttgcttcGGCGCACTCGTGGGGCTGCTTGCGGCTCCTACCCATCCTCTTGTACTGGCCGTGCTGGCTTCGGGAGAGTTTTTTCGCATAGTTCTGACGCCCTCGGCTTGTGCTGGTGTTTTGTGCAACGAATAAAAAGAAGGTGTGAGAGGCCTGCGCCTGCCTCGGACGGTTTTGCTTGCtccctttttctcttgtctgccggccccctccccaccccctcctctggcGTACACGTCTTTGGAagttttctctctccccttccagCGGGCCCCTCTGCTTTGATGATGTATCCGTTCGTCTCCTTCTTTCCTTGTCTCCTCTTCCGTTGCAAGAACCTCCACTGACGAgcgaagaaaagagaaggggcATCGCAGAGTAGCGTGGTGGAAGGGAAGAAGCGATAAAAAATTGTACACGCGCCCACAAAGGCAAGAGACAAGCTCTATGCCAGTGCTTGAGAGACGGATGTTGTATAAAGGAGGCGCTCGCGTGTGCTCAACGCcactcttcctccctcctacACGGTGATCAATGGCTTTCCCATCTGTTTCGCctttgtttctcttttttttcgatgGGCTCTTTCGCTATCTATGCCACCTGATGCCTCCGCAAGGCACTAGGTGAAGGAGAAACAGCTCCTTTATTTCCTGCTTTCCTCTGGTCCCTCATCTTGCTGGGGGACGTTGCATACGCAACGAGGCGAGGGGATGGACCCGAGGCTGCAGAGGATGTAGGAGTCTACCGCCCTCCTACCACAgttcacccccccccccctccctccgctgctgctttctctGCTCTTGATACCGGGGAAGTGTCcgcactgctgctcggctgtgctgcgcgtgcgtgtgtcggcctctgtgtgtgcatgtgtgtgcggttGTGTCTGGTATCATTTGCAGGAGAAGGCGTTCCCTTTTTTACCCCCCTTTCTGGCGTGTCCCTAAGCGGCTTccgtttttctctcttccggCTCCGACTCTCTTCGTCCCCGCATCTCTCCTGTCTTTCCTTTTTATTTTCGTTGTGCATATCCGATGACTCTAGTGTCAGAGGCGAGTAAACGAAGtgggggatggggagggTGTGGATGTCGAGGTGAGAGGTCGAGAAGGAAAAGATATACGAGAATCAGTGAAAGGGATTTATGTGTGCGTCCATATCCTAATAAGGAGGCCACGCTACAGAGAGCGCAGGCAGCTCTGCCGTTGGCGCGCATCTCGACAGATACCGTGCCTCCAGTATGGTGAAGCtgctccttccctcccctcctcctccgtccctcaccccccttctctccacacacagacacacacttTTGACTCGATTCGTTTTCCTTTCCCCGTCTCTTCTGGCTCACGTATAATCTGCATAGCACtgtgttctctctcttcaaCGAGTGTGCACCCAAACTCTTTCTATCCTTTGCGTGACTGTTCGGCCTTTGTTTGAtgttttccctttttccccttttcctGGTTTTCCTCTTCGTCTCGGATGGCTTCTGCGTGTTCCGATGTCTCACGCTTTCCCTCgcttctccccctttcccacTGCATCTCCCTACGGTTGCTTGGACTTCATTTGGATTGCGTCGTCTTCTGCTCACTCCCCcgtgctctctttttcccttTCATGTGTTTTGCTGGGACGCGCCAGTTGCGTCATGCAGAACAGATAGGAAGATGACAAGCCAGGGGGGAGGCAGAGCTCGAGAAGAGGCGCAGAAATGCAactgcgcatgtgcgcattTGTGCCTGCCGGACAGGATACAGGAGGAGCGAGGGGGGATCGTGGTAGACCAGGTCTGGACGTCTTCGCTTCGGAAACGGACTTGCTCGATGCTGAAGCAGTGCCATTGAGAGAGAACAAAAATTTGAGCCCCCTCAAGAAAGGAACGAATCAAGGGCCAAGGATGACTggcggggagagggtggagcTGTCTGTGAAGGTAGAGCCAGGGGGCTGTGGATGGGAGGATGTcacacgaaagaaaaaagagggagcgcgtgggcggggcggggggagggaggagggaatACTAGGTTCGCTTGCGTGCACTGAACTGTCAGATGAGCTTGCTGCCTTTTTCATCTTAAGTTGTTCGTTTGTGCGCCTCACGGCTTCATCGCTTTACTTTATTGCTCCGCACTGCTGCCGGCCCTCCCTATGTCCACTTCTCACTCAGTCGCCTGTCGCACCGGATGGACGACCATCTAAGCCTTGGCTCCGTCAGCCGCCACGAACGTGTTTCTATTCTCTTTATAGCCTATTTTCTTAGTTTCTCGTTCGCGTCTCTTCCTCGGGCCTTCTTTGCCTCTTGTGCGCCTGTGGAGGTACCTGTctgtgcacatgcgcataTATCCATATATGCCCATGCctaaatatatatatatatgcgtgtgaGCGGCGTGCCGGAAGGTGAGCCGTATGAGCTCGCAATCGGGGCGGTAGCGCTTGCCTTTACGACTTTTAAGCGCGTCCCCGACGAGCAGCAGAAGGGCAAGAGACGACACGTCTAACGAACAAAAAGAGCGAAAAAGAACAACTTGTCGCGTACTCTTTTACAGCTTTTGCTTCTAATCGTCAACGCACGCGTTTCCGGTGAAGCCTACCGTGTGCGCGGTGTTCGCTCGTGGCGGTGGAGTGGAGTATCTGATTTGTGGCAAGGCGCTGGAGagtgcggcgccatcgctCCCAATATCACGGTCACTGACCACCTGCCGCTGGCACCGCGCGCCTTTTTCCctttcgtttctctctcgATGCCCGCACTCTCTCAGGAACTTCTTTATTTGACCAATATCACCTTCGCtttcgctctttctctctcctctcgctgAGGTTCGTGACAAACTGCTGAAAGCTCGAGCTCGAACAGCGGCGCTCATGTGTGAGTGCGACGGGGATCGAAAGACATAGCTTTACTCACAACGATCGCGTGCAGCTCTTGCTTGCTGCGCACCGTTTCAGCTGCATCTTCTGCTGTattcttcctcctcttcgaaGGTAAGTAACGGAGCAGTTAGgtcgaacacacacacacacacacaagacaCATCCACAATCAAATGCTCAACAAGCGCATTCGGCGCGCATCTCAACATTCCAGTGCAGAGGCTGCCACTATCGCAACTCCCATAAGCCTCTGCAACGGTGGCCCATCGACCCCATCATTCTATCTGCATACATCTCTCTCTATGTATTGCGCAGTTTGGCGCTTTCGTTCTGGCTGCTCTtgaaagggggaaaaaagTAGGAAAAGAGACGCTGGAATCTCGACCAATCACTTTTTGAAATAGGTCATATTGTGATGGCGTCTGACTACAAGCAGCGCGAGACGGTTGGCGTCGAGGATCTTGTTCTCCTCCCGCAGATCAGCGAGAAGGCCATCACTGATGACCTTGCCGTGCGCCATCGCGAGGATTTGATCTACACAAGCATCGGCTCTGTGCTGCTCGTGGTGAACCCTTTCAAGGATATCCAGGGCCTGTACAATGATGCGCACATGCAGTTCTACAGGCACAGTGGCCGGCTGAGCGGCGTGCGATACGCGCTGCTTGAGGGACAGGAGcccggcgacgccgctctTGGCGGGCCACACATCTTCGCCTTGGCGGAGGAGACGTACCGCAGCATGGTGTCAGAAGAAGAGAACCAGTGCGTCATCATCTCCGGTGAATCGGGCGCCGGCAAGACGGAGGCATCGAAGCACATCATGCAGTACATCTCTGCCGTCTCTGGCAACACGAAAGACATGCAGCGGGTCAAGCGCATCATCCTCGAGTCCAACCCTCTACTGGAGGCCTTCGGCAATGCCAAGACGCTGCGCAACGACAACAGCTCGCGCTTTGGCAAGTTCCTCGAGATTTACTTCGACATCCGCGGCGGCCCGGTTGGCGGTCACCTCTCGCACTTTTTGCTCGAAAAGTCACGTGTGTCGAGTCAGCAGGCGGGGGAGTGCAACTTCCACATCTTCTACCAggtgtgcgctggcgcagctgctgagtTGCACGGTGACGGCAGCGGGCTCCAGCCCTCGAGAGTGGGCAACGGCGGCAACCGGaagggcgctgctgctgcgtgggacgacgacgacaacgatgGCGGTGGTCATGCCCCTATTGCGTGGCGTGAGGTGTTTGAGGAGATGCGCATGCATAGGGGCGGCAGTAGCAGCAACATTGGCCAGTCGCAgtccttcgcctcctcctctccgttTTCAGCGTATTATCCGTGGAAGTTTCTGCGCCCGTCATTAGGATCTGGGCAGCACGCGGAGGAGTTCACGCCTCGCGTCGGCATCGATGACTTGCGCGGCTGGCGCGAGACGCTCATCGCGATGGATGCGATGGggatggcggcgcaggatCAGGTGTCCGTCATCAAGGTTCTGTGCCTGgtgctgcacctcggcgAGCTTGATTTCGTGGCaccggaggagggcggggcgctggcggcggggCAGAACCCATGCACCGTTGCTAATCCTGAGGAGCTCGCGTttgtcgcgcagcagcttggTGTGGATGCTtcagcgctgctgaaggcTCTGACGTGGCGAAAGCTGCAGATGGGCGCGACAGAGGTggtcttctcccctctcgatgcgcagcagtgccgcagcactcgc contains:
- the MDR1 gene encoding p-glycoprotein, which translates into the protein MPEGSETGASAKGGSVFEWEDRQGPFSPNQPIAEGLAERGDCGDHNDYRCGSTSQMREVINMSHTYDVYVDEGKLEPVNRLAGQSESTHGGSSYSRHNPLFSAKEEVKRAAVHESVSPIAIFRYADTADRVLMIVGTIFAVCSGAGTPLFSFIFGRIATDLMSGVGSVELSAAKTSLIMVYVGIGMFVACGGHVLCWTVAASRQEGRIRLNFFRAVLRQDIGWHDEHSPGELTARMTGDTRVIQNGINDKLSQGIMNGAMGIIGYIAGFVFSWELTLVMVGMMPFIIVMAAIIGNIVSKMTESSRKHFAKAGSLATEVMENIRTVQVFGREDYELQRFAEAVLYAQDRGIRKEFAGNLSAAVIMALVYLSYTIAFFFGSYLVEWGRRDMADIISTFLAVLMGSFGLGFVAPSATAFTESRAAAYEIFKAIDRVPPVDIDAGGVPVTGFKQSIEFRNVRFSYPTRPDMILFRDLNLTIKCGQKVAFSGSSGCGKSSMIGLIQRFYDPVGGAVLCDGVDMRELCLHDWRDQIGIVSQEPNLFAGTMMENVRVGKPNATEEEVIEACRQANVHDTIMSLPDQYNTPVGAVGSQLSGGQKQRIAIARALVKRPPVLLLDEATSALDRKSEMEVQRSLDQLMQRGGMTVIVIAHRLATIRNVDCIYYVKYDGAEGSKITESGTFDELMELGGEFAAMARIQGVSTGDARSGARGQDGGKANDFLNAILDEAALAQLDEEAPRTARQKVPIEELAKWEVNGVSVGFRRLMGMNKDKSWAVALGILGSAVGGAARPTSTILMGYMLRVLGEYSVNKNVEQLRSGTNLYAPLFIVFAVANFLGWILHGFYGYAGEHLTTKIRVLLFRQIMRQDMNFFDIPGRDAGTLAGMLSGDCEAVHQLWGPSIGLKVQTVCIVASGIVVSFIYQWKLALVALACMPLLIGCSLAERMMMNGYTKSKEGDTSDTIVTEALSSVRTVTSFNMKADRVEAFEATLRVEVPRSVKKGIIAGSIYGATQFIYYSAYALCFWYGSKLIDRGEAQFTDVMIASMSILFGAQNAGEAGAFATKLADAERSAKRVFSVIDRVPDVDIEQSGDKDLGKGCDVDFRKVQFIYSARPKQVVLASVNLRFGDGMANGLMGQTGCGKSTIIQMLARFYDRRSGLICVNGKDLSSLDIAEWRRNISVVLQEPNLFSGTVRENIRYAREDATDEEVEEAARLAHIHWEIMKWPDGYNTEVGYKGSALSGGQKQRVAIARGLLRRPKLLLLDEATSALDSVTEAKVQEGINVYQAKYGVTSVSIAHRLTTIRHCDQIILLDSGHIIEQGSHEELMALGGEYMMRYDLYTSASS